One genomic region from Knoellia sp. p5-6-4 encodes:
- a CDS encoding pitrilysin family protein — MSARPEVVPPQPWAFPEPQRHTLSNGISLLAYDIPGQYVVSVRTVLPLPLTVEPREREGVAALTARLLDEGTKRHTSEEFAQLLERKGIALGAGMSDSGLSVDLDVPKRRLGEALDLLQQALGEPVFPEAEVSRHVKTRLAEIEQERAMAPHRAAREFIATFFDSGERASRPGAGSHETVASLTRDDFVDFHRRFIGPQGLTVVVAGDLSDLDVAALADESLGQWRTDGQEVAAPSAEPPARATDAARIVLVDRPGSVQSELSVGCAGPDRRAEGGWAAYPVLAFVVGGSPNARVDAVLREEKGFTYGIRSSFRPRRRGGLFLTNGSVRADSTVESVKLLLEILESGREGFNEAEVRAGIDFISKTAPGRYATADAVADEAATMALDGLTTQFTTDNLLAMQALDGDALVEAYRRWVDGQWTVVVVGDAGLYADQLKELGRGEVTVVPN; from the coding sequence GTGAGCGCCCGACCCGAGGTCGTCCCGCCCCAGCCGTGGGCATTCCCCGAGCCGCAGCGGCACACCCTGTCCAACGGCATCTCGCTGCTGGCCTACGACATACCAGGCCAGTACGTCGTCTCGGTGCGCACGGTGCTGCCGCTGCCGCTCACCGTCGAGCCGCGCGAGCGCGAGGGCGTCGCGGCGCTCACCGCGCGGCTGCTCGACGAGGGGACGAAGCGGCACACCTCCGAGGAGTTCGCCCAGCTGCTCGAGCGCAAGGGAATCGCCCTGGGCGCCGGGATGAGCGACAGCGGCCTCAGCGTCGACCTCGACGTGCCCAAGCGGCGGCTCGGCGAGGCGCTCGACCTGCTCCAGCAGGCGCTGGGCGAGCCGGTCTTCCCCGAGGCCGAGGTGAGCCGGCACGTCAAGACGCGTCTGGCCGAGATCGAGCAGGAGCGGGCGATGGCCCCGCACCGGGCCGCCCGCGAGTTCATCGCCACCTTCTTCGACAGCGGTGAGCGCGCCTCCCGGCCGGGCGCCGGCAGCCACGAGACGGTCGCGTCGCTGACCCGCGACGACTTCGTCGACTTCCACCGCCGGTTCATCGGGCCGCAGGGGCTGACCGTCGTGGTCGCCGGCGACCTGTCGGACCTCGACGTCGCGGCCCTGGCAGACGAGTCGCTGGGGCAGTGGCGCACCGACGGCCAGGAGGTCGCGGCGCCGAGCGCCGAGCCGCCGGCCCGCGCGACCGACGCCGCACGCATCGTGCTCGTCGACCGCCCCGGCTCGGTGCAGAGCGAGCTCTCGGTGGGCTGCGCGGGCCCGGACCGCCGCGCGGAAGGCGGCTGGGCGGCATACCCCGTCCTGGCCTTCGTCGTGGGCGGCTCCCCGAACGCGCGCGTCGACGCGGTGCTGCGCGAGGAGAAGGGCTTCACCTACGGCATCCGCTCCAGCTTCCGGCCCCGGCGCCGCGGCGGGCTCTTCCTCACCAACGGCTCGGTGCGCGCCGACTCGACCGTGGAGTCGGTGAAGCTGCTGCTCGAGATCCTGGAGTCGGGCCGAGAGGGCTTCAACGAGGCCGAGGTCCGCGCGGGCATCGACTTCATCAGCAAGACCGCACCGGGTCGCTACGCCACCGCCGACGCCGTGGCCGACGAGGCCGCGACGATGGCGCTCGACGGCCTGACCACGCAGTTCACCACCGACAACCTGCTCGCCATGCAGGCGCTCGACGGCGATGCGCTCGTCGAGGCCTACCGCCGCTGGGTCGACGGGCAGTGGACCGTGGTGGTGGTGGGCGACGCCGGCCTGTATGCCGACCAGCTGAAGGAACTGGGCAGGGGAGAGGTCACGGTCGTCCCCAACTGA
- a CDS encoding pitrilysin family protein, with translation MALDYPIHEKTLANGLRVVVSPDTSVPNVTVNLWVNVGSRHEAPGRTGFAHLFEHLMFQGSRNVASGEHFTRLMAEGGRLNATTWFDRTNYFETVPKGAFELALWMEADRHGYLLDAVNQANLDNQRDVVKEEKRQRYDNVPYGNALIDTYATVFPPEHPYHHPTIGSMEDLDAASLEDVHAFFRRYYGPNNTVLTLVGDLTPEEGFAAAEKYFGGLPASAEPQRGNHDQLGPITEPVRFERRDEVPNDRLHMAFRLPVDNTEEFFAASLALDVIGGLTTSRLVQRLVRREQVANAVQAHSMGFVDGVSLGFIVLDIADGQDPDTVEARALEELERFAQEGPTEVEMESALAQAERSWLHALASQEERADAISQHTLLHDDPQFINTYLDRLTAVTAEQVQAMAQTWLRPHNRAVVAHLVAVEEEAA, from the coding sequence ATGGCGCTGGACTACCCGATCCACGAGAAGACCCTGGCCAACGGCCTCAGGGTGGTCGTCTCACCCGACACGAGCGTGCCCAACGTGACCGTCAACCTCTGGGTCAACGTGGGGTCGCGGCACGAGGCGCCGGGCCGCACCGGGTTCGCGCACCTCTTCGAGCACCTGATGTTCCAGGGGTCGCGCAACGTCGCCAGCGGCGAGCACTTCACCCGGCTCATGGCCGAGGGCGGCCGGCTCAACGCGACGACCTGGTTCGACCGCACCAACTACTTCGAGACGGTCCCCAAGGGCGCCTTCGAGCTCGCCCTCTGGATGGAGGCCGACCGGCACGGCTACCTGCTCGACGCCGTCAACCAGGCCAACCTCGACAACCAGCGCGACGTGGTCAAGGAGGAGAAGCGGCAGCGCTACGACAACGTGCCCTACGGCAACGCGCTGATCGACACCTACGCCACGGTCTTCCCGCCCGAGCACCCCTACCACCACCCGACGATCGGGTCGATGGAGGACCTCGACGCCGCCAGCCTCGAGGACGTGCACGCCTTCTTCCGCCGCTACTACGGCCCCAACAACACGGTGCTGACCCTGGTCGGCGACCTGACGCCGGAGGAGGGCTTCGCGGCCGCCGAGAAGTACTTCGGCGGGCTGCCGGCCTCGGCCGAGCCGCAGCGGGGCAACCACGACCAGCTCGGCCCCATCACCGAGCCGGTGCGGTTCGAGCGGCGTGACGAGGTGCCCAACGACCGGCTGCACATGGCCTTCCGCCTGCCGGTCGACAACACCGAGGAGTTCTTCGCCGCCTCGCTGGCCCTCGACGTCATCGGCGGGCTGACCACATCGAGGCTGGTGCAGCGCCTCGTGCGCCGCGAGCAGGTGGCCAACGCGGTGCAGGCCCACAGCATGGGGTTCGTCGACGGGGTCTCGCTCGGCTTCATCGTGCTCGACATCGCCGACGGCCAGGACCCCGACACCGTGGAGGCCCGGGCGCTCGAGGAGCTCGAGCGGTTCGCGCAGGAGGGGCCCACCGAGGTCGAGATGGAGTCGGCGCTGGCCCAGGCCGAGCGCTCGTGGCTGCACGCCCTCGCCAGCCAGGAGGAGCGGGCCGACGCGATCAGCCAGCACACCCTGCTGCACGACGACCCGCAGTTCATCAACACCTACCTCGACCGGCTGACCGCCGTCACCGCCGAGCAGGTCCAGGCGATGGCCCAGACGTGGCTGCGCCCCCACAACCGAGCCGTCGTGGCGCACCTCGTCGCCGTGGAGGAGGAGGCCGCGTGA
- a CDS encoding NAD(P)/FAD-dependent oxidoreductase, whose translation MPSQESSATPRHRVVVIGSGFGGLFGTQALKRADVDITLVAKTTHHLFQPLLYQVATGILSEGEIAPATREVLARQRNARVILGTVTHIDLEAKTVTSRVLDRDTVTPYDTLLVAAGAGQSYFGNDHFARYAPGMKSIDDALELRGRIFGAFETAELASTPKEIERLMTFVVVGAGPTGVEMAGQIAELAHRTLKRDFRRIDPSRARIVLLDAAPQVLSAFGEDLGAKATRKLQQLGVEVQLGAKVVGVDSTGIEVEDGSGQRRRIESVTKVWAAGVQASELGAMLAEQSGAEVDRAGRVKVNDDLTLPGHPEVFVVGDMAALKGYPGVAQVAIQGARYAAEQVKRRLAGQPPKGPFEYKDKGSMATISRFSAVASIGKLRFGGFVAWLLWLAVHLVYIIGFKHRLTTLLHWAVSFLGRGRAERTVTEQQVFARNAIADLGEDYSPSLPRVPGDRKPEHLSVAEARERAYRSS comes from the coding sequence ATGCCGTCGCAGGAGTCATCAGCCACCCCGCGCCACCGGGTGGTCGTCATCGGGTCCGGTTTCGGGGGCCTGTTCGGGACGCAGGCGCTGAAGCGGGCCGACGTCGACATCACGCTGGTCGCCAAGACCACCCACCACCTGTTCCAGCCGCTGCTCTACCAGGTGGCCACCGGCATCCTGTCCGAGGGCGAGATCGCGCCGGCCACCCGTGAGGTGCTCGCCCGGCAGAGGAACGCCCGGGTCATCCTCGGCACCGTCACCCACATCGACCTCGAGGCGAAGACGGTCACCTCGCGGGTGCTCGACCGAGACACCGTGACCCCCTACGACACCCTCCTCGTCGCAGCCGGCGCGGGGCAGTCCTACTTCGGCAACGACCACTTCGCTCGCTACGCCCCCGGCATGAAGAGCATCGACGACGCCCTCGAGCTGCGCGGCCGCATCTTCGGCGCCTTCGAGACCGCCGAGCTGGCCAGCACCCCCAAGGAGATCGAGCGGCTGATGACCTTCGTCGTCGTCGGCGCCGGGCCGACCGGTGTCGAGATGGCGGGGCAGATCGCCGAGCTGGCGCACCGCACCCTCAAGCGCGACTTCCGCCGGATCGACCCCAGCCGGGCGCGGATCGTCCTGCTCGACGCCGCACCCCAGGTGCTGTCGGCGTTCGGCGAGGACCTCGGCGCCAAGGCCACCCGCAAGCTCCAGCAGCTCGGGGTCGAGGTCCAGCTCGGCGCCAAGGTCGTCGGCGTCGACTCGACCGGCATCGAGGTGGAGGACGGCAGCGGCCAGCGCCGCCGCATCGAGTCGGTCACCAAGGTGTGGGCCGCCGGCGTGCAGGCCTCCGAGCTCGGGGCGATGCTGGCCGAGCAGTCCGGGGCCGAGGTCGACCGGGCCGGGCGCGTGAAGGTCAACGACGACCTGACGCTGCCGGGCCACCCCGAGGTGTTCGTGGTGGGCGACATGGCCGCGCTCAAGGGCTACCCGGGCGTGGCCCAGGTGGCGATCCAGGGCGCCCGGTATGCCGCCGAGCAGGTCAAGCGCCGGCTCGCCGGCCAGCCGCCCAAGGGCCCGTTCGAGTACAAGGACAAGGGCTCCATGGCGACCATCTCGCGGTTCAGCGCCGTGGCGAGCATCGGCAAGCTCCGCTTCGGCGGCTTCGTCGCCTGGCTGCTCTGGCTGGCCGTCCACCTGGTCTACATCATCGGGTTCAAGCACCGCCTGACCACGCTGCTGCACTGGGCCGTCAGCTTCCTCGGGCGCGGCCGCGCCGAGCGCACGGTCACCGAGCAGCAGGTCTTCGCCCGCAACGCGATCGCCGACCTCGGCGAGGATTACTCCCCGTCGCTGCCCAGGGTGCCCGGGGACAGGAAGCCCGAGCACCTGTCGGTGGCCGAGGCCCGCGAGCGCGCCTACCGCTCCTCCTGA
- a CDS encoding lytic transglycosylase domain-containing protein: MHLRLTAVMLAGLVAFAGSGPRAAPELRTAPSTPYSLPSYDRFDDLGPTAPPPSTTPTRVERVTLSTRPIPRPATRSAHPVTESDLDRSGALVAAYRSAAAAAPASCSLPVALLAAIGQVESGSAGGRQIGSDHRVRPGIYGPLLDGGPFAVIRDSDGGHYDGHSEWDRAVGPMQFIPSTWAWAGVDGDGDGDADPQNVYDAAHSAAGYLCRYGRDLSKADDLHAAIWSYNQSIDYVVAVVEWQEYFEAEGLEAVGAVGFRVASGGRASLLPALERGVAATSAPTTASAEPSTATTAVPQPVTTTPSATATSTTEAPTTTPTGSTSATPACTTDDAADPTATDTETDTETDTETETDTETEASTETGREAPQPTTTAPPATTTPRTTTSLTPATSTTTSETSPDEPTESGCPTTRRPRTTTTTVTVTVTTTVTTTTTATEGATTSTR; this comes from the coding sequence TTGCATCTTCGGCTGACGGCAGTGATGCTCGCCGGGCTCGTGGCGTTTGCCGGAAGCGGGCCGCGCGCGGCGCCGGAGCTCCGCACGGCCCCGAGCACGCCCTACTCCCTTCCGTCCTACGACCGGTTCGACGACCTCGGGCCGACCGCTCCGCCGCCGTCCACCACGCCGACGCGGGTGGAGCGGGTCACGCTCTCGACGCGCCCCATCCCGCGCCCCGCCACGAGGTCCGCCCACCCGGTCACGGAGAGCGACCTCGACCGCTCCGGCGCCCTGGTGGCGGCCTACCGCTCCGCCGCCGCGGCCGCCCCCGCCTCGTGCAGCCTGCCGGTCGCCCTGCTCGCGGCGATCGGGCAGGTCGAGTCCGGCTCGGCGGGTGGGCGCCAGATCGGCAGCGACCACCGCGTCCGACCGGGCATCTACGGTCCCCTCCTCGACGGCGGCCCGTTCGCCGTCATCCGCGACAGCGACGGCGGCCACTACGACGGCCACAGCGAGTGGGACCGTGCGGTGGGGCCGATGCAGTTCATCCCGAGCACCTGGGCCTGGGCCGGCGTCGACGGCGACGGCGACGGCGATGCCGACCCGCAGAACGTCTACGACGCCGCCCACTCCGCAGCGGGCTACCTCTGCCGTTACGGCCGCGACCTGTCCAAGGCCGACGACCTCCACGCCGCGATCTGGTCCTACAACCAGTCGATCGACTACGTCGTCGCGGTGGTGGAGTGGCAGGAGTACTTCGAGGCCGAGGGCCTCGAGGCGGTCGGCGCCGTCGGCTTCCGGGTCGCCTCGGGCGGCCGGGCCAGCCTGCTGCCCGCCCTCGAGAGGGGCGTCGCGGCCACCTCGGCGCCCACCACCGCGTCCGCAGAGCCGTCGACCGCGACGACCGCCGTCCCGCAGCCGGTGACCACGACGCCCAGCGCGACCGCCACGAGCACCACCGAAGCACCCACCACCACGCCCACCGGGTCGACGTCGGCCACGCCGGCCTGCACCACGGACGACGCCGCCGACCCGACGGCCACCGACACCGAGACCGACACGGAGACCGACACGGAGACCGAGACGGACACCGAGACGGAGGCGAGCACGGAGACCGGGAGGGAGGCACCGCAGCCGACGACCACGGCGCCACCAGCCACCACCACGCCGCGCACCACCACCTCGCTCACCCCGGCGACGAGCACGACGACGAGCGAGACCTCGCCGGACGAGCCCACCGAGTCGGGCTGCCCGACCACCAGGCGCCCGAGGACGACCACGACGACGGTCACCGTGACCGTCACGACGACCGTGACGACGACCACGACCGCCACCGAGGGCGCCACCACGTCGACGCGGTGA
- a CDS encoding response regulator transcription factor, with product MENQPTAAPPAEPAPDRKVRVYLLDDHEIVRRGLRELLENDGRIEVVGESGLAEEATRRIPALRPDVAVLDGRLPDGSGIDVCRDVRSVDPSIACLILTSYDDDEALFHAIMAGAAGYVLKQIRGNELIDAILRVAQGQSLLDPQVTARVLERLRGGHEEDSALSGLTEQERRVLMHIADGLTNRQIGKEMFLAEKTVKNYVSSILAKLGMERRTQAAVFASRLREKES from the coding sequence ATGGAGAACCAGCCCACCGCGGCACCGCCGGCTGAGCCGGCACCCGACCGCAAGGTCCGCGTCTACCTGCTCGACGACCACGAGATCGTGCGGCGCGGGCTGCGCGAGCTGCTCGAGAACGACGGGCGCATCGAGGTCGTCGGCGAGTCCGGACTGGCCGAGGAGGCCACCCGTCGCATCCCCGCGCTGCGCCCCGACGTGGCCGTGCTCGACGGCCGGCTGCCCGACGGCAGCGGCATCGACGTGTGCCGCGACGTGCGTTCGGTCGACCCCTCCATCGCCTGCCTCATCCTCACCTCCTACGACGACGACGAGGCGCTCTTCCACGCGATCATGGCCGGCGCGGCGGGATACGTGCTGAAGCAGATCCGGGGCAACGAGCTCATCGACGCCATCCTGCGGGTCGCCCAGGGCCAGTCGCTGCTCGACCCGCAGGTCACCGCGCGGGTGCTCGAGCGCCTGCGCGGCGGCCACGAGGAGGACTCGGCCCTCTCCGGCCTCACCGAGCAGGAGCGCCGGGTGCTCATGCACATCGCCGACGGACTGACCAACCGGCAGATCGGCAAGGAGATGTTCCTGGCCGAGAAGACGGTGAAGAACTACGTCTCGAGCATCCTCGCCAAGCTCGGCATGGAGCGCCGCACGCAGGCTGCGGTGTTCGCCTCCCGGCTGCGCGAGAAGGAGTCGTAG
- a CDS encoding pyridoxamine 5'-phosphate oxidase family protein has protein sequence MERIQALSTEECLHLLSTASVGRIAVTRDALPVILPVNYALDGGSILIRTTDGAILRAARAGGAVVAFEVDNLDESTMTGWSVLITGTLREVTAVSAVLRAEQLPLAPWAGGERRHFVRITPGILSGRRILKEEVAAS, from the coding sequence GTGGAACGAATCCAGGCCCTGAGCACCGAGGAGTGCCTGCACCTGCTGTCGACGGCAAGTGTGGGCCGGATTGCCGTGACCCGTGATGCGCTCCCTGTCATCCTGCCCGTCAACTACGCCCTCGACGGCGGGTCCATCCTGATCCGCACGACCGACGGCGCGATCCTGCGGGCCGCCCGGGCGGGCGGCGCGGTCGTCGCGTTCGAGGTCGACAACCTCGACGAGAGCACGATGACGGGCTGGTCGGTGCTGATCACGGGCACGCTGCGCGAGGTCACCGCCGTCAGTGCCGTGCTGCGCGCCGAACAGCTGCCCCTGGCGCCGTGGGCCGGCGGCGAGCGCCGTCACTTCGTGCGCATCACCCCCGGCATCCTCTCCGGCCGGCGGATCCTCAAGGAGGAGGTCGCGGCCTCCTAG
- a CDS encoding GAF domain-containing sensor histidine kinase yields the protein MERQQGRHEFVPSLSGIDLDDLLGELRERAGAVREAHERLSGLLGAVVAVSSELDLAAVLQRIITTACSLVGARYGALGVLGPERDELVQFITHGLDDETRAAIGDIPHGHGVLGLLIKEPKALRLHEISEHPKSVGFPANHPPMHSFLGVPLLVRDEVFGNLYLSDKESGEDFSAADEEVVTALAAAAGVAVENARLYEQSRNREAWLRAAAECTRTLTSDSQVRTGYDQVVSSAHAASGAPVVVMLRPAEPELDPAGSLYAVAQRGLLEVTETPASVVPAGIVELVAAGSAALVEPQEVADLLGCKTPQSAAGAPMWAGERLQGVVLFLWPDVNPSVPIDLLQATTFGERVALAMAVAEAQADRERIAVLEDRDRIARDLHDLVIQRLFAVGLSVQGAARDVVKPTVATRLERVVDDLDETIKDVRRTIYQLHAGPAGAGGLRSEIDEVLEHAEDALGFAPSLRTDGPLSAVPDEVGADLIAVLRESLTNAAKHADATAVQVEVRVGSALEASVTDNGTGMPASLSRRSGLSNLQARAEAHGGSLTISPGPGGGTEVVWWVPLTSTARD from the coding sequence ATGGAGCGGCAGCAGGGCAGGCACGAGTTCGTCCCGTCGCTGTCCGGAATCGACCTCGACGACCTCCTCGGCGAGCTCCGTGAGCGCGCCGGTGCCGTGCGCGAGGCACACGAGCGCCTGAGCGGCCTCCTCGGCGCTGTCGTCGCCGTCTCGAGCGAGCTCGACCTCGCCGCGGTGCTCCAGCGGATCATCACCACCGCCTGCTCGCTCGTCGGCGCGCGCTACGGAGCCCTCGGCGTGCTTGGGCCGGAGCGTGACGAGCTCGTGCAGTTCATCACCCACGGCCTCGACGACGAGACCCGCGCCGCCATCGGCGACATCCCCCACGGCCACGGCGTGCTCGGCCTGCTCATCAAGGAGCCGAAGGCCCTGCGCCTGCACGAGATCTCCGAGCACCCCAAGTCGGTGGGCTTTCCCGCGAACCACCCGCCGATGCACAGCTTCCTCGGCGTGCCGCTGCTCGTGCGCGACGAGGTCTTCGGCAACCTCTACCTCTCCGACAAGGAGAGCGGCGAGGACTTCTCCGCCGCCGACGAGGAGGTCGTGACGGCGCTGGCCGCGGCCGCCGGTGTCGCCGTCGAGAACGCCCGCCTCTACGAGCAGAGCCGCAACCGCGAGGCCTGGCTGCGAGCCGCCGCCGAGTGCACCCGCACGCTGACCAGCGACTCGCAGGTGCGCACGGGCTACGACCAGGTGGTGTCGTCGGCGCACGCCGCCTCGGGTGCGCCGGTGGTCGTCATGCTGCGCCCGGCCGAGCCCGAGCTCGACCCTGCCGGGAGCCTGTATGCCGTGGCGCAGCGGGGCCTGCTCGAGGTCACCGAGACGCCGGCGAGCGTCGTGCCCGCGGGGATCGTGGAGCTGGTCGCCGCGGGGTCGGCCGCGCTGGTGGAGCCGCAGGAGGTGGCCGACCTGCTCGGCTGCAAGACGCCGCAGTCGGCCGCCGGCGCGCCGATGTGGGCCGGCGAGCGGCTGCAGGGCGTGGTGCTGTTCCTCTGGCCGGACGTCAACCCCTCCGTCCCGATCGACCTGCTGCAGGCGACCACCTTCGGGGAGCGGGTGGCCCTCGCGATGGCCGTCGCCGAGGCCCAGGCCGACCGCGAGCGCATCGCCGTGCTCGAGGACCGCGACCGCATCGCTCGCGACCTGCACGACCTGGTGATCCAGCGCCTCTTCGCCGTCGGCCTGTCGGTGCAGGGCGCCGCCCGCGACGTCGTGAAGCCCACGGTGGCCACCCGGCTCGAGCGGGTGGTCGACGACCTCGACGAGACGATCAAGGACGTGCGGCGCACGATCTACCAGCTGCACGCCGGACCGGCCGGCGCCGGCGGCCTGCGCTCGGAGATCGACGAGGTGCTCGAGCACGCCGAGGACGCACTCGGCTTCGCCCCCTCGCTGCGCACCGACGGCCCCCTCAGCGCGGTGCCCGACGAGGTGGGCGCCGACCTCATCGCCGTGCTGCGCGAGTCGCTGACCAACGCCGCCAAGCACGCCGACGCCACCGCCGTGCAGGTGGAGGTGCGGGTGGGCAGCGCCCTCGAGGCCTCGGTCACCGACAACGGCACCGGCATGCCGGCCAGCCTGTCGCGCCGCAGCGGCCTGTCCAACCTGCAGGCCCGGGCCGAGGCCCACGGCGGCAGCCTGACGATCTCGCCGGGGCCAGGTGGTGGCACCGAGGTCGTGTGGTGGGTGCCGCTGACCTCGACCGCCCGCGACTGA
- a CDS encoding HIT family protein: MTCVFCAIVEGSVHADVVLDEPEVLGILDARPVFKGHVLLLPRAHVPTLLEVSPKLLPVLMGAAQRVAAAVVDGLGAQGSFVAMNNVVSQSVPHLHVHVVPRTKGDGLRGFFWPRTRYADSDEAQAYAARLRAALAPPA, from the coding sequence GTGACCTGCGTCTTCTGCGCCATCGTCGAGGGATCGGTGCACGCCGACGTGGTGCTCGACGAGCCGGAGGTGCTCGGCATCCTCGACGCCCGCCCGGTCTTCAAGGGGCACGTGCTGCTCCTGCCGCGCGCGCACGTGCCGACGCTGCTCGAGGTCTCGCCGAAGCTCCTGCCGGTGCTGATGGGGGCGGCCCAGCGGGTCGCCGCCGCTGTGGTCGACGGGCTCGGCGCGCAGGGGTCGTTCGTGGCGATGAACAACGTCGTCAGCCAGAGCGTGCCGCACCTGCACGTGCACGTCGTGCCGCGCACCAAGGGCGACGGCCTGCGCGGGTTCTTCTGGCCCCGGACGAGATACGCGGACAGCGACGAGGCCCAGGCGTATGCCGCGCGGCTGAGGGCCGCACTCGCCCCACCTGCGTGA
- a CDS encoding MBL fold metallo-hydrolase — translation MPTSLTFLGAAGTVTGSKFLIERGQRRLMVDCGLYQGEREWRRLNWKPLPVPPDTIDDVVLTHSHLDHCGYLPALVRHGFSGPTWATDGTMELAAIILRDSAHLQEEDAEYARRGGYSRHDPPLPLYTEADAEAAIKTLRALPFHQVRDLGDGPRLSFRRAGHILGSATLLVEADDSSILFSGDLGRPDHPVLLPREAPPAARTVVLESTYGDRDHPEPAAQPHAAFADAIRRTIRRGGSVLIPAFAVDRTELVLATLADMLERGVIPSAPVHVDSPMALAALQVYRRSRYGAELKPGSVPGIERWPGLHPAHSADESRALNHPKRPSIIISASGMASGGRVVHHLASLLPDARNTVLLTGYQAAGTRGRALADGAHEVKIMGRYVPVRAEVVVDEEFSVHADSSELLDWLLELPEPPETVYLVHGELEAARTLADRIRHETGWTVAVPRLGERVLAD, via the coding sequence ATGCCCACCTCGCTGACGTTCCTGGGCGCAGCAGGCACGGTGACCGGGAGCAAGTTCCTCATCGAGCGCGGCCAGCGCCGGCTCATGGTCGACTGCGGGCTCTACCAGGGTGAGCGGGAGTGGCGCCGGCTGAACTGGAAGCCGCTCCCCGTGCCGCCGGACACGATCGACGACGTGGTGCTGACCCACTCGCACCTCGACCACTGCGGCTACCTGCCCGCCCTGGTGCGGCACGGGTTCTCGGGCCCCACCTGGGCGACCGATGGCACCATGGAGCTGGCGGCGATCATCCTGCGCGACAGCGCGCACCTGCAGGAGGAGGACGCCGAGTACGCCCGGCGGGGCGGCTACTCGCGCCACGACCCTCCCCTGCCGCTCTACACCGAGGCCGACGCCGAGGCGGCCATCAAGACGCTGCGGGCCCTGCCGTTCCACCAGGTCCGAGACCTCGGCGACGGCCCGCGGCTCTCGTTCCGCCGGGCCGGCCACATCCTCGGCTCCGCCACGCTGCTCGTGGAGGCGGACGACAGCAGCATCCTGTTCTCCGGAGACCTCGGCCGACCCGACCACCCGGTGCTGCTCCCGCGCGAGGCTCCCCCGGCCGCGCGGACCGTGGTGCTGGAGTCGACCTACGGCGATCGCGACCACCCCGAGCCGGCGGCGCAACCGCACGCGGCGTTCGCCGACGCCATCCGGCGCACCATCCGCCGGGGCGGGTCGGTGCTCATCCCGGCCTTCGCCGTCGACCGCACCGAGCTGGTGCTCGCGACCCTGGCCGACATGCTGGAGCGGGGGGTCATCCCGTCGGCACCGGTCCACGTCGACAGCCCGATGGCCCTCGCGGCGCTCCAGGTCTACCGGCGGTCCCGTTACGGCGCCGAGCTGAAGCCCGGCTCGGTGCCGGGGATCGAGCGGTGGCCGGGACTGCACCCCGCGCACAGCGCCGACGAGTCGCGGGCGCTGAACCACCCCAAGCGCCCCTCGATCATCATCTCGGCGTCGGGCATGGCCTCCGGCGGACGGGTCGTGCACCACCTGGCCTCCCTGCTGCCCGACGCCCGCAACACCGTGCTGCTCACCGGCTACCAGGCCGCCGGCACGCGCGGCCGCGCGCTCGCCGACGGGGCGCACGAGGTGAAGATCATGGGCCGGTACGTCCCCGTGCGCGCCGAGGTCGTCGTCGACGAGGAGTTCTCGGTGCACGCCGACTCCTCCGAACTGCTGGACTGGCTGCTCGAGCTGCCCGAGCCGCCCGAGACGGTCTACCTCGTGCACGGCGAGCTCGAGGCGGCCCGGACGCTCGCCGACCGGATCCGGCACGAGACCGGCTGGACCGTGGCGGTGCCGCGCCTCGGGGAGCGGGTGCTCGCCGACTAG